The following coding sequences lie in one Caproicibacterium argilliputei genomic window:
- a CDS encoding AraC family transcriptional regulator: protein MNSTNQSASLPPVSSELNFLSCGEQHCSPAHTFGPAVQEQYLLSYCVSGHGIFQVDGEIYALNPQQGILTLPGELVFHQADLHDPWHGLWVAFSGTLAEPHLARCGLTAAQRLFHCEQPKTMQAVLQQMQAHLRLSYSDEFYLQGLLYQWLGLLAAAAALPYRQAEKAGNVYVCKAVEFMQKNYQHNISVAELSAYVGLNRSYLTFLFQREMQMAPRDYLLHLRMKKACTLLYQSELPVGQIAHSCGYPDPLAFSKAFRRQCGSSPRDYRTKTRAERMPALPHS, encoded by the coding sequence ATGAACAGCACCAATCAGTCCGCCAGTCTGCCACCCGTGTCCAGTGAATTGAATTTTCTATCCTGCGGTGAGCAGCACTGCTCGCCGGCACACACGTTTGGTCCAGCAGTGCAGGAGCAATATTTGCTTTCCTACTGCGTTTCCGGACACGGGATTTTTCAGGTTGACGGAGAAATCTACGCACTGAACCCGCAGCAAGGAATCCTGACACTGCCGGGAGAGCTTGTTTTTCATCAGGCAGACCTGCACGATCCTTGGCACGGCCTTTGGGTCGCATTCAGTGGAACGTTGGCAGAGCCGCACCTTGCGCGCTGTGGGCTGACTGCGGCGCAGCGTTTGTTTCACTGTGAACAGCCGAAAACCATGCAGGCAGTGCTGCAACAGATGCAGGCACACCTGCGGCTGTCCTACAGCGATGAGTTCTATCTGCAGGGGCTTCTCTACCAATGGCTCGGTCTGTTGGCTGCAGCCGCGGCGCTTCCCTATCGGCAGGCAGAAAAAGCCGGAAATGTTTATGTGTGCAAAGCTGTTGAATTCATGCAAAAAAATTACCAACACAATATTTCCGTTGCAGAGCTTTCCGCTTATGTCGGTCTGAACCGCAGCTATCTTACATTTTTATTCCAACGGGAAATGCAGATGGCCCCGCGTGATTATCTGCTGCACCTGCGTATGAAAAAGGCTTGCACGCTGCTGTATCAAAGCGAATTGCCAGTCGGGCAAATCGCGCATTCCTGCGGCTACCCAGACCCATTGGCATTTTCCAAAGCGTTTCGCAGGCAGTGTGGCAGCAGCCCGCGGGACTACCGAACGAAAACGCGTGCCGAAAGGATGCCCGCGCTCCCCCATTCTTAA
- a CDS encoding NUDIX hydrolase yields MTELLTVYDQNFNKIGAEERAKVHTLGLWHAVVHCWVVSKREDGVWLWFQKRAHSKNAFPDYYDTAVGGHISAGETPQQALLRETGEELGLQLQPEQVELLGMTKEKEVFPESPFPDREFCFVYLYENPTPQFAPGEEVDDMIRIRLATFKGKELHELRQIPALSLSSGPLTLQPEMFCRHPGEFLHLILPKLEEET; encoded by the coding sequence ATGACGGAATTACTTACCGTATACGATCAAAATTTCAATAAAATAGGAGCAGAAGAACGCGCAAAAGTGCACACATTAGGCCTGTGGCACGCGGTGGTGCACTGTTGGGTGGTTTCCAAAAGGGAAGACGGTGTGTGGCTTTGGTTTCAGAAGCGTGCGCACAGCAAAAACGCCTTTCCGGATTATTACGATACAGCGGTCGGCGGGCACATCAGCGCGGGAGAAACGCCGCAGCAGGCTTTGCTGCGTGAAACCGGAGAGGAGCTGGGGCTGCAGCTGCAACCGGAGCAGGTGGAACTGCTCGGCATGACCAAGGAAAAAGAGGTCTTTCCGGAAAGTCCGTTTCCAGACCGTGAATTCTGCTTTGTGTATCTGTACGAAAATCCGACGCCGCAGTTTGCTCCGGGCGAAGAAGTGGACGACATGATCCGCATTCGTCTGGCGACCTTTAAGGGAAAGGAGCTGCATGAGCTGCGGCAGATTCCGGCGTTGTCGCTTAGTAGCGGCCCGCTGACGTTGCAGCCGGAGATGTTCTGCAGACATCCCGGTGAATTTTTGCATTTGATTCTGCCAAAACTGGAGGAAGAGACATGA
- a CDS encoding secondary thiamine-phosphate synthase enzyme YjbQ → MLYSYELETGQEGFYEITEQVQESLQKSSVDSGICLVYCVHTTAAVTINENADPDVVHDLLWALDKTFPNRPEFRHREGNSAAHLKSSVIGCSVSVPILEGHLALGTWQGIYFCEFDGPRHRHFTVQILS, encoded by the coding sequence ATGCTTTATTCCTATGAACTGGAAACCGGACAGGAAGGATTTTATGAAATTACAGAGCAAGTACAGGAGTCCCTGCAGAAAAGCAGTGTAGATTCCGGCATCTGTCTGGTCTATTGCGTGCATACCACGGCTGCTGTCACCATCAATGAGAATGCGGACCCCGATGTGGTGCATGACTTGCTTTGGGCGCTGGACAAAACCTTTCCGAACAGACCGGAGTTTCGGCATCGGGAGGGAAATTCGGCGGCACATCTGAAGTCTTCTGTCATCGGGTGCAGCGTTTCGGTGCCGATTTTAGAGGGACATCTTGCACTCGGGACGTGGCAGGGCATTTATTTCTGTGAATTTGACGGCCCGCGGCACAGGCATTTCACCGTACAGATTTTATCCTAA
- a CDS encoding sodium-translocating pyrophosphatase, producing MLTFLAPVGSVIALLFAVYLTQQVRKAEEGTEKMQQISQAVRRGANAYLKRQYTGVAIFFAVMFVVLFIMAGCGFLTYFVPFAFVTGGFFSGLSGFIGMRIATSANARTANAAGKSLNAGLRVAFSAGGVMGFVVVGLGLLDISFWFFFLKWFYANPANLGLSANVSAAALESAQVQAITSAMLTFGMGASSMALFARVGGGIFTKAADVGADLVGKVEVGIPEDDPRNPAVIADNVGDNVGDVAGMGADLYESYVGSIISTAALAVAAGYGFKGVFIPMAMAAIGILASIIGSFFVHTEEGASQKNLLTALRRGTWISAVIIAVTAFPLIWFGLGSDHIGLYAAILSGLVAGILIGIFTEYFTSDTYNPLKKLAESSQTGAATIIINGMSLGMKSTAAPVVIVGISILVSYFASGGAQAYDNGLYGIGLSAVGMLSTLGITLATDAYGPVADNAGGIAEMAGLDASVRERTDALDSLGNTTAATGKGFAIGSAALTALALIASYISEVKVRDPHFAFNLNITSPAVLVGLFVGAALPFMFAALTMAAVGKSAQSIVLEVRRQFREIKGLLEGKAEPDYETCVDLCTRAAQKQMIAPALMAVIVPIVVGLLLGVNGVCGMLAGATASGFTLAVMMANAGGAWDNAKKYIEAGNYGGKGSDCHKAAVVGDTVGDPFKDTSGPSINILIKLLSMVSIVFSGLIMSFHLL from the coding sequence ATGCTCACGTTTTTAGCACCGGTGGGTTCTGTGATTGCACTGTTGTTCGCTGTGTATTTGACCCAACAGGTGCGGAAAGCTGAAGAAGGCACGGAAAAGATGCAGCAGATTTCCCAGGCGGTTCGCCGCGGCGCCAATGCTTATCTAAAGCGCCAATACACCGGTGTTGCCATCTTCTTCGCGGTCATGTTTGTGGTTCTGTTCATCATGGCGGGATGCGGGTTCCTGACCTATTTTGTACCGTTTGCGTTTGTGACAGGCGGCTTTTTTTCCGGACTTTCCGGATTCATCGGGATGCGCATTGCGACCTCGGCCAACGCACGCACGGCAAATGCCGCCGGCAAGAGCCTGAATGCCGGGCTGCGGGTTGCTTTTTCGGCTGGCGGCGTCATGGGATTTGTCGTTGTCGGTTTGGGACTTTTGGACATTTCTTTCTGGTTTTTCTTCCTGAAGTGGTTTTACGCCAACCCGGCTAACTTGGGTTTGTCTGCAAATGTCAGCGCAGCGGCTTTGGAGTCAGCGCAGGTGCAGGCCATTACCAGCGCGATGCTGACCTTTGGCATGGGTGCTTCCAGCATGGCGCTGTTTGCGCGTGTCGGCGGCGGCATTTTCACTAAAGCTGCGGATGTTGGTGCAGACCTGGTCGGCAAAGTAGAAGTTGGTATTCCGGAAGATGACCCGCGCAATCCGGCGGTCATTGCAGACAATGTTGGTGACAACGTCGGTGACGTGGCCGGCATGGGTGCGGATCTGTATGAGTCGTATGTGGGTTCCATCATTTCCACAGCTGCGCTTGCCGTTGCTGCGGGATACGGCTTTAAGGGAGTTTTCATCCCGATGGCGATGGCTGCCATTGGCATTCTGGCTTCTATCATTGGCAGTTTCTTTGTACATACGGAAGAGGGCGCATCGCAGAAAAACCTACTGACAGCGCTTCGCCGCGGCACATGGATTAGTGCGGTCATTATTGCGGTGACCGCGTTCCCTCTTATTTGGTTCGGGCTGGGCAGCGATCATATCGGGCTTTACGCCGCTATCCTTTCCGGTTTGGTTGCCGGTATTTTAATTGGCATTTTTACAGAATATTTTACCAGCGACACCTACAACCCGCTGAAAAAGCTGGCAGAATCCAGCCAAACGGGAGCAGCGACCATCATTATCAACGGCATGAGTCTTGGCATGAAGTCCACGGCTGCACCCGTTGTCATTGTGGGTATTTCCATTTTAGTTAGCTACTTTGCCTCCGGCGGTGCACAGGCTTATGACAATGGCCTGTACGGAATTGGGCTTTCCGCAGTCGGTATGCTTTCAACATTGGGTATTACCCTTGCAACGGATGCGTATGGACCGGTTGCAGATAACGCCGGCGGCATTGCAGAAATGGCGGGGTTGGACGCATCTGTGCGGGAGCGCACGGATGCGTTGGACAGTCTGGGCAACACAACGGCAGCCACTGGTAAAGGCTTTGCCATTGGTTCCGCCGCCTTGACCGCATTGGCGCTGATTGCTTCATACATCAGCGAAGTTAAAGTGCGCGACCCGCATTTTGCATTCAATCTGAATATCACCAGTCCGGCGGTTTTGGTTGGACTGTTTGTGGGTGCGGCGCTGCCGTTTATGTTTGCAGCGCTGACCATGGCGGCGGTCGGCAAGTCGGCGCAAAGTATTGTACTGGAAGTTCGCCGTCAATTCCGGGAGATTAAAGGTCTGCTAGAGGGGAAGGCAGAGCCGGATTACGAAACCTGTGTGGATTTGTGCACGCGCGCCGCACAGAAGCAGATGATTGCACCGGCGCTGATGGCGGTTATTGTGCCGATTGTGGTCGGACTGCTGCTGGGCGTAAACGGTGTGTGTGGGATGCTGGCGGGTGCAACTGCATCCGGTTTCACTCTGGCAGTGATGATGGCAAATGCCGGCGGCGCTTGGGACAACGCGAAAAAGTACATTGAGGCGGGCAATTACGGCGGAAAAGGCAGCGACTGTCACAAAGCAGCTGTTGTGGGCGATACGGTCGGTGATCCGTTTAAGGATACCAGCGGCCCCTCCATCAATATTTTGATTAAGCTGCTGTCTATGGTTTCCATTGTGTTCAGTGGCCTGATTATGAGTTTTCACCTGCTGTAA